In the Ursus arctos isolate Adak ecotype North America unplaced genomic scaffold, UrsArc2.0 scaffold_5, whole genome shotgun sequence genome, one interval contains:
- the NSA2 gene encoding ribosome biogenesis protein NSA2 homolog, protein MPQNEYIELHRKRYGYRLDYHEKKRKKEGREAHERSKKAKKMIGLKAKLYHKQRHAEKIQMKKTIKMHEKRNTKQKNDEKTPQGAVPAYLLDREGQSRAKVLSNMIKQKRKEKAGKWEVPLPKVRAQGETEVLKVIRTGKRKKKAWKRMVTKVCFVGDGFTRKPPKYERFIRPMGLRFKKAHVTHPELKATFCLPILGVKKNPSSPLYTTLGVITKGTVIEVNVSELGLVTQGGKVIWGKYAQVTNNPENDGCINAVLLV, encoded by the exons ATG CCACAAAATGAATATATTGAGTTACACCGGAAGCGCTATGGCTATCGTTTGGATtaccatgagaaaaaaagaaagaaagaaggtcgAGAGGCTCATGAACGTTCAAAGAAGGCAAAAAAGATGATTGGTCTGAAAGCTAAGCTCTACCATAAACAGCGCCATgctgagaaaatacaaatgaaaaagac TATCAAGATGCATGAAAAGAGAAACACCAAACAAAAGAATGATGAAAAGACTCCGCAAGGAGCAGTACCTGCGTATCTACTAGACAGAGAGGGACAGTCCCGAGCTAAAGTACTTTCCAATATGATTAAACAAAAACGAAAAGAGAAAGcg GGAAAATGGGAAGTTCCTTTACCCAAAGTTCGTGCCCAGGGAGAAACAGAAGTATTAAAAGTTATTcgaacaggaaagagaaagaagaaagcatggAAGAGGATGGTCACTAAAGTCTGCTTTGTTGGAGACGGCTTTACTCGAAAACCACCTAAATATGAAAGATTCATTAGGCCAATG GGCTTACGTTTCAAAAAGGCCCATGTAACACATCCTGAATTGAAAGCCACCTTTTGCCTGCCAATACTTGGTGTCAAAAAGAATCCTTCATCCCCACTATATACAACTTTGGGTGTTATTACCAAAGGTACTGTAATTGAGGTGAACGTGAGTGAGTTGGGCCTTGTGACACAAGGAGGCAAAGTTATTTGGG gAAAATATGCCCAGGTTACCAACAATCCTGAAAATGATGGATGCATAAATGCAGTCCTGCTGGTTTGA